The DNA sequence GATCGGAGACCTTTCCCGGGGCTTTGTATTCCCGCAAGCCGGGTTGATGCTCATCACGGAGAGCGAACTGTTTGGCGACAAACGCCCGAGAAAACGCTCGGCCGTTCCTCGTAAGGATCATGCTTTGGCCGCTTTTAGTGAGCTTACAGCGGACGATTATGTCGTCCATATGGATCATGGAATCGGAATTTATCGAGGTCTGATGAAGCTCACTCTGGGAGAAGAAGAACATGATTTTCTCCTCATCGAGTACCAGGGCGGTGATAAACTTTATCTTCCCGTCTACCGCCTGAATCTGGTGCATAAATATGTAGGCAGTGGAGAAGATGGGCCGCGAGTGGATAAACTCGGGGGCACTTCTTGGGAGAAAGCGAAACAACGGGTCAAACATTCCTTGCGAGAACTGGCCGAAGATCTGGTCAAACTCTATGCCGCCAGGACTGTGGTCAAAGGACACGCCTTCGCTGCTCCCGATGAATTTTTTAGGGAGTTCGAGGCATCCTTCGAATACGAAGAGACTCCCGATCAAATGAAGGCCATTGAAGATGTCCAGGCCGACATGGACAGGGAAAAGCCCATGGATCGTTTGGTCTGTGGAGACGTTGGCTTCGGAAAAACCGAAGTGGCCCTCCGATCTGCCTTCAGAGCCATGATGGATGGCAAGCAAGTCGCGGTGCTGGTTCCCACGACCGTTCTCGCCCAACAGCATTTTGGGACGTTCTCCCGTCGTTTTACCCCTTATCCTTTCCGGGTGGAAATGCTCAGTCGTTTTCGGTCCCGGGCTGAACAAAAACAAATTTTAGAAGACCTGGCCAAAGGAAAAGTAGACCTGGTCATAGGCACGCATCGCTTGTTGCAGCGGGATGTATCCTTCAAAGACTTGGGCCTGTTAGTCATTGACGAAGAGCACCGCTTCGGCGTTCGGCATAAAGAGAAACTCAAGCATATACGGTCCAACCTGGACGTCCTGACGCTAACCGCCACCCCCATTCCTCGGACCCTGCAAATGTCCCTGGGGAGTATTCGCGACCTGAGCGTAATCGAGACTCCGCCGGAAGATCGACTGGCCATTCGTACCTATATTACCGAATTTGATGAAGAAGTAATCCGCGATGCCATTCGCCGCGAACTCCGCCGTGGTGGACAGATCTTCTTCGTCCACAACCGGGTGCGGTCCATCCCCGCGATGGAGAAATTACTGCGGAGGCTGGTCCCGGAAGCCCGCCTGGCCATTGCCCACGGCCAAATGGCCGAGCGGGACCTGGAAAGGGTCATGCTGGCCTTTGTCCGCAAAGAGGTCGATCTGCTGCTGACCACCACCATTATTGAATCCGGCCTGGACTTTCCTTCGGCCAATACGATTATCATTAATCGGGCGGATAAATTGGGCTTGGCCCAAATGTATCAACTCCGGGGGCGGGTAGGAAGGTCGAAGGAAAGGGCCTATGCCTATCTCTTGGTTCCCGGTATGGCCTCCATGGGGTCAGATGCTCGTAAGCGGCTGGAAGCCCTGCAGGAAGTGACCGAGTTGGGTTCCGGGCTGAAACTGGCCATGCATGATTTAGAAATCCGGGGTGCGGGGGCACTTTTGGGAGATGCCCAATCCGGCCACGTCGCGGCGGTGGGCTTTGACATGTACCTGCAGATCCTGGAACAGGCAGTCCAGGAATTGAAGGGAGAAGAAGTAGTTGTGGAGGTCGAGCCGGAGATTGATTTGCCTATCCCGGCATTTATCCCCGGCGATTATGTCGAGGATATTAACCAGCGGCTCGTATTTTATCGGCGTTTTTCTACAGCCAGAACGGAAGAAGAGGTGCAGGAAATCGGAGAAGAGCTGCGGGATCGTTACGGTCCATTTCCTCAAGTCTTAGAAAATCTGCTGGAGGTCATGAATTTGAAACTGCTTTTGAAGAAAGGAAAGGTCCGGCGGGTATCGGCAGAGAAAGAACGGGTTATCCTTGCCTTCGACCCCAATTCCCCCGTTGATCCCAAGCGGCTGGTGACTGCTGTGGCCCAGGGTAGAGGGAAGAGAGAATTTACGCCAGATCAACGCCTGAAGCTCCGTCCGGTCGAAAAAGGATGGAAGGGAATGCTGGAAGAAACCAAAAAATTATTGCTGGAGATCCTTTGAAGTGTTAACATTTAACATTTAGGTCCCTGGCGATAAATTCGCAATACGAAATCAGAACCATTGCAGATCGGAGATTGCAGATTGCAGATTGAAAAAATAAAAACTTCAATCTGAAATCAGAGAAAGTTCGGATTGCGAATTTCTCCATAACCCTGCTTGGTTCAGGCTGTGCTGGTTCAGGATGATGAAAATAATATTCTATCTGATAACCGCGTTATTCTTCCTTTTCCCCGCTAACTCGCGGGGTGAGGTTGTGGAACGAATTGTGGCCCTGGTCAACAACGAAGTTATAACCTTGTCGGAATTGGAGGAAGCTGGGGCGCGTTTCTTCCACCAGGTGAAAGAATCCACCCTTCCTTCGGAGCGGGAGGAGAAACTGAAGAAGGCCCGGGAAGAAATCCTGAATCAGCTGATCGAGAACAAGCTTTTGGAGCAGGAAATCAAAAAAAGGAAGGTGGAAGTCTCGGATAGGGATTTGGACTCGGCCATCGAGGGCATTATGAAGGAAAATCGTCTGACCGAGAACGAGATGAAGATGGCTCTGGCCAAAGAAGGAATGACCTATTCCGTCTACCGCCGTCATATCCGCGAGGATCTGGGAAAAATGCGCCTGGTCAACCGGGAGATTAAATCAAAGATTGTTCTAAAAGAGGAAGACCTGCGAAAGATTTATCAGGAGAATAGAAAAGAATACACTGACCCCTTGGAGGTGAAGGTACAGCAGATCTTCCTTCCCGTTTCTCCAGGGGCTACGGAAGAGCAAATCAGGGCCATCCGTAAAGAAGCTGAGACTCTTCTGGAAAGGGTCCGAGCAGGCGGAGATTTTGCTCAACTGGCCAGGGCGCATTCCCGGGGGCCGGAAGCCAATGAGGGGGGAGTCCTTGGCTTTTTCAAGGAAAAAGAATTGGTCCCCGAGCTGGAGAAAGCAGCCTTTCCCCTGAAAGTGGGAGAAGTGAGTGATCTTGTCCAAGGACCGG is a window from the Deltaproteobacteria bacterium genome containing:
- the mfd gene encoding transcription-repair coupling factor, producing the protein MAMISEMDKNSPFHPVVAFVEKRDPLFRIHGLKGSSAAYVLSQIARQVQYPLVVVTADEEQAERFFQELLFFVGPGQEVIHYPSWDLKPFEKISPPSEVMGQRWTVRNRLLADPCPRVIVASLAAVLSRVPPREVLRRFSFSLLPEQEFMREELITRLEGMGYSRASLVSEMGEFAVRGHLVDVFSPSALSPLRVEFSGDNVESIRAFDPDSQRSSEALERAQILPVKEVLFFQEFIDQAVGKLTAALADSPALQESAKELREKIQQGIPFPAVESYQPLFYPALETFFDYLPPQAVIFLEEPPELEKELARFWEEGQEYWQHALARGEFWPKPAELFLPAEEFADLSRAFSRVAFQGLEVGEKEQATAVLRLETEANERLRSELLASKSEEGILQLLAQRIRSGAEKGVITLLTCSGMRSAQRLEEMLTRHALSVQTLRKPFSSWTPADSAGWNVTLLIGDLSRGFVFPQAGLMLITESELFGDKRPRKRSAVPRKDHALAAFSELTADDYVVHMDHGIGIYRGLMKLTLGEEEHDFLLIEYQGGDKLYLPVYRLNLVHKYVGSGEDGPRVDKLGGTSWEKAKQRVKHSLRELAEDLVKLYAARTVVKGHAFAAPDEFFREFEASFEYEETPDQMKAIEDVQADMDREKPMDRLVCGDVGFGKTEVALRSAFRAMMDGKQVAVLVPTTVLAQQHFGTFSRRFTPYPFRVEMLSRFRSRAEQKQILEDLAKGKVDLVIGTHRLLQRDVSFKDLGLLVIDEEHRFGVRHKEKLKHIRSNLDVLTLTATPIPRTLQMSLGSIRDLSVIETPPEDRLAIRTYITEFDEEVIRDAIRRELRRGGQIFFVHNRVRSIPAMEKLLRRLVPEARLAIAHGQMAERDLERVMLAFVRKEVDLLLTTTIIESGLDFPSANTIIINRADKLGLAQMYQLRGRVGRSKERAYAYLLVPGMASMGSDARKRLEALQEVTELGSGLKLAMHDLEIRGAGALLGDAQSGHVAAVGFDMYLQILEQAVQELKGEEVVVEVEPEIDLPIPAFIPGDYVEDINQRLVFYRRFSTARTEEEVQEIGEELRDRYGPFPQVLENLLEVMNLKLLLKKGKVRRVSAEKERVILAFDPNSPVDPKRLVTAVAQGRGKREFTPDQRLKLRPVEKGWKGMLEETKKLLLEIL
- a CDS encoding peptidylprolyl isomerase translates to MKIIFYLITALFFLFPANSRGEVVERIVALVNNEVITLSELEEAGARFFHQVKESTLPSEREEKLKKAREEILNQLIENKLLEQEIKKRKVEVSDRDLDSAIEGIMKENRLTENEMKMALAKEGMTYSVYRRHIREDLGKMRLVNREIKSKIVLKEEDLRKIYQENRKEYTDPLEVKVQQIFLPVSPGATEEQIRAIRKEAETLLERVRAGGDFAQLARAHSRGPEANEGGVLGFFKEKELVPELEKAAFPLKVGEVSDLVQGPDGFHILRVLERKGGEPKPFAEVQNKIREAKLLEESEQKFKEWMKTLKDKAYIEIKL